CGAAGCCGGATAAAGCGAAGCCAACACCGCCGCCACATCCAGCCGTCCCGCCCGCGTCGCCGCAACATAAAACAGATTCCCCGAAGTATCCAGCAGCGCCGTAGCCATCGCCCACAACACCACCGGCCGCGTCACCCGCACCTGCCCCTCGCCTTTCTTCGACCGAAGCGACATCCCCGCCAGCATCAGCGCACAAACCCCAATACTCCCCATCCTGGAGGTAGCCAGCGGCCAGATCACACCCGTCTTCGCCGCCGCCACCTTCAGCGCCGTGAAGTAAATCCCAAACCCCACGCCGCCGATCACCGCCAGCCAGAAGGTACTCCGGTCTGCCGGCTTCGCCTCAGCATTCTCCCCCGCAGCAATCAGCCAGATCGAAACCCCAGCCACCAGAAATCCAGCCAGCTGCAACATCCCCGGCGACCCCTCCCACGCCGCAGAAAACGCCGCCGGAATCGTCGCCGCCAGCAACCCGCTCAACGCCGCCGAAGCCCCCATCGCCCCGCGCGACAGCGCAATGTAAAAGCAAGCCAACGCAACCCCAGCAGTCACGCCTGCCACCACTCCCCACAGCAGCGCAGCTCCATGCGGAAACGCATCTCCCCGCGCCCACGCCGCCAGCACCAGCAAGCTGATGCTCGCGCAGTGACTCAGCAAAATCACCCGCAACGCCGCACCCATCGAGCCGCCGGCCCGCTTCACGCCCATGCCGCCCGCAAAATCCCCACCACCCCACAGCACTGCGGCAGCCAGCGCCAGCAGCGCATTTCCATGCACCATCATCTCCATCAGATTCCGATCAGGCCACGCGTCTTACTTGACCGACACAATCCCCGCAGGCCGCGAGTCGCCCGCCGTCGGGTAGTAGCCCTTCTTCGCGATCACCGTCAGGTTCGGCCGCATCACCTTCACCTCAAGCGTCCGGTACTTGCCATCGATAAACGGCTCATGCGTGTAGTAGCCGACCGTGTATTGCGTCCGCACCTCTTCCGCGATCTTCGCAAAGCTCGTCTCGATACCCTTCTGCCGGAACTCGCCATCAAAGTTTCCGCCCGTAGCATTCGCATACGCCGGCAGAATATTATCCCGCATCGTCAACGGCAGATGGATCCGATCCAGGAATCCAATCACCGGCAGCGACGAATCGCCAACCAGCGTTCCATACACCGCAATCTTGTTCGTGTTCAGATACTTCACCACCTGCGAAAACTTCGCCGTGCTTCCATACTCCCGTCCATCGCTGATTACATAAATAATCCGCCGCCGACCGGTCTTGGTCTTCGACAACGCCGTCGCCGCCGCCAGAATCGCATCGTTCAGCGTATGTACATCCCGCGGAACGTTCTGAATTCCCAGGATGCTCGTTCCATGAGTTGCATTCGTGTTCGGATCGGTATGGCTATCCTGCCCGCCGTTGATGCTGATGTTCTGCCCCAGCGGCCCCGTCGTGTCGTAGTAGATCGGCTCGCGCCCCGTCACCTTCGACCGCTCCAGCACCGCCTCCAGACGCGCACTCTGCGCCCCGGTAAAGTCCGTCTGCATCTTCGGCCCGTTGTTATACGTAAACACCGAGACCTCGTCATACGGCGTAAACGCCCCCTGCAGCGCAGACAGCGAGTTATTCACCTTCGCCATATTGTCGTAGGTCATACTCTGGTCGATCACCAGTGCTACCGACAGAGGAAACGGATCGACCGTAAACAGATCCAGCTTCTGCCGCAGGTTGTTCTCATACACCCGCACATCCCGCCACGTCAGCCCCGGCACCAGCCGCTGCTTGTTGTCCTTCACCGTAAACGGCACTTCCACAAAGTTGGTCTGCACCCGCAGCGTAAACTCCCCCGGCCCCTGCCCCGCAGCAGGAAT
The nucleotide sequence above comes from Tunturibacter empetritectus. Encoded proteins:
- a CDS encoding VWA domain-containing protein — encoded protein: MMAGQPALTQAQQDAAQQQPISQAIPDGPKPQAIPDAPRPQGLPVGPVTPGAGTTPESAGDNSAPTQDGGVPSRLPETAAQKQDDGPPPEIPAAGQGPGEFTLRVQTNFVEVPFTVKDNKQRLVPGLTWRDVRVYENNLRQKLDLFTVDPFPLSVALVIDQSMTYDNMAKVNNSLSALQGAFTPYDEVSVFTYNNGPKMQTDFTGAQSARLEAVLERSKVTGREPIYYDTTGPLGQNISINGGQDSHTDPNTNATHGTSILGIQNVPRDVHTLNDAILAAATALSKTKTGRRRIIYVISDGREYGSTAKFSQVVKYLNTNKIAVYGTLVGDSSLPVIGFLDRIHLPLTMRDNILPAYANATGGNFDGEFRQKGIETSFAKIAEEVRTQYTVGYYTHEPFIDGKYRTLEVKVMRPNLTVIAKKGYYPTAGDSRPAGIVSVK
- a CDS encoding EamA family transporter — translated: MEMMVHGNALLALAAAVLWGGGDFAGGMGVKRAGGSMGAALRVILLSHCASISLLVLAAWARGDAFPHGAALLWGVVAGVTAGVALACFYIALSRGAMGASAALSGLLAATIPAAFSAAWEGSPGMLQLAGFLVAGVSIWLIAAGENAEAKPADRSTFWLAVIGGVGFGIYFTALKVAAAKTGVIWPLATSRMGSIGVCALMLAGMSLRSKKGEGQVRVTRPVVLWAMATALLDTSGNLFYVAATRAGRLDVAAVLASLYPASTILLAAWTLRERPTRRQAWGMAVAAAAVVMVTV